A region from the Kryptolebias marmoratus isolate JLee-2015 linkage group LG9, ASM164957v2, whole genome shotgun sequence genome encodes:
- the tmem126a gene encoding transmembrane protein 126A, producing MSENAEQRSGPRGAFTQATIAEMLMKNFDKLPDTDQKLFTYGPMYLGGNAGLAGLVSNSLFRRVLNVQAGRFASSLPMAVLPFLTTAALYHGAVSGPLLSGDLSCPSCTMIRGALIGLVGGGLYPILLALPVNLGLAAQYSSAPLPEKGSVLRFCADISRPVFMKMRPVFVLQTFFGGYLGSRHFESYIKLARITFGKEEELRE from the coding sequence ATGTCTGAAAACGCGGAGCAGAGGAGCGGCCCTCGCGGCGCGTTCACGCAGGCGACGATTGCCGAAATGTTGATGAAGAACTTCGACAAGCTGCCCGACACCGATCAGAAACTTTTCACGTACGGCCCCATGTACCTGGGAGGGAACGCCGGGCTGGCGGGGCTGGTCTCCAACAGTCTGTTCCGGAGGGTGCTGAACGTCCAGGCGGGCCGCTTCGCCTCCAGCCTGCCGATGGCCGTGCTGCCCTTCCTGACCACGGCCGCTCTGTACCACGGGGCGGTCTCCGGTCCCCTGCTGTCCGGCGACCTCAGCTGCCCCTCCTGCACGATGATCCGAGGCGCACTCATCGGGTTGGTCGGCGGGGGGCTGTACCCCATCCTCCTGGCCTTGCCCGTCAACTTGGGGCTCGCGGCCCAGTACAGCTCGGCTCCCCTGCCGGAGAAGGGCAGCGTGCTGCGCTTTTGCGCGGACATCTCCAGGCCGGTCTTCATGAAAATGAGGCCAGTTTTCGTCCTTCAGACCTTCTTCGGCGGCTACCTGGGCTCCAGGCATTTTGAAAGTTACATCAAGCTGGCCCGGATAACCTTCGGCAAGGAGGAAGAGCTGCgagaataa